In Cryptomeria japonica chromosome 10, Sugi_1.0, whole genome shotgun sequence, a genomic segment contains:
- the LOC131063446 gene encoding pyruvate dehydrogenase E1 component subunit alpha-3, chloroplastic isoform X1, translating to MSTMSTFAACRIGAPQAPCGLLEQSPKVGLLRKDFNVSNPHFSKSVSKSVLQRASCSAKRKPRAPVAAVASASAVVEKVQSKSDPLITREEGLVLYEDMILGRSFEDMCAQMYYRGKMFGFVHLYNGQEAVSTGFIKALESHDFVCSTYRDHVHALSKGVSARAVMSELFGKTTGCCRGQGGSMHMFSKEHGVLGGFAFIGEGIPVATGAAFMSKYKREVMKDDKSDNVTVAFFGDGTCNNGQFFECLNMAALWKLPIIFVVENNLWAIGMSHIRATSDPEIWKKGPAFGMPGIHVDGMDVLKVREVAKEAIARARRGDGPTLVECETYRFRGHSLADPDELRNPAEKAHYAARDPIVALKSYLIENNLANESDLKSIEKKIDELVEEAVEFADASPLPERGQLLENVFADPKGFGIGPDGRYRCEEPGFTQGTAQV from the exons ATGTCTACAATGTCTACATTTGCAGCTTGCAGAATCGGGGCTCCTCAGGCTCCTTGTGGGCTGCTGGAACAGTCCCCAAAAGTGGGGTTGCTTCGTAAGGATTTTAATGTCTCCAATCCACATTTTTCTAAGAGTGTTTCCAAAAGCGTTTTGCAGAGGGCTTCTTGTTCTGCCAAGAGGAAACCTCGTGCCCCTGTCGCTGCAGTGGCATCTGCCTCAGCGGTTGTTGAGAAGGTGCAAAGCAAGTCAGACCCG TTAATCACGAGGGAGGAGGGCTTGGTGCTGTACGAGGATAtgattttgggaagatcatttgAAGACATGTGTGCTCAAATGTATTACAGAGGAAAGATGTTTGGGTTCGTACATCTTTACAATGGGCAGGAGGCAGTCTCCACTGGATTTATTAAGGCTCTTGAATCCCATGACTTTGTTTGCAGTACTTACAGAGATCATGTGCACGCTCTCAGCAAGGGCGTATCTGCACGTGCAGTAATGAGTGAGCTTTTTGGCAAGACTACTGGTTGCTGTAGAGGGCAAGGAGGCTCTATGCATATGTTCTCTAAAGAACATGGTGTATTGGGTGGTTTTGCATTTATTGGCGAAGGAATTCCTGTTGCCACTGGAGCTGCTTTTATGTCAAAGTATAAAAGAGAAGTTATGAAGGATGATAAATCTGATAATGTCACTGTTGCATTTTTTGGAGATGGTACCTGTAACAATGGCCAgttctttgaatgcttgaatatggCTGCCCTTTGGAAGCTTCCTATTATTTTTGTGGTGGAGAACAATCTATGGGCTATTGGAATGTCTCATATTAGAGCTACTTCTGATCCAGAAATCTGGAAGAAAGGACCAGCATTTGGGATGCCAGGAATTCATGTGGATGGTATGGATGTGTTGAAAGTTAGAGAGGTAGCCAAGGAGGCTATAGCCAGAGCAAGAAGGGGTGATGGACCTACTCTGGTTGAATGCGAGACATATAGGTTTAGAGGACATTCTCTTGCCGATCCAGATGAGCTTCGTAATCCTG CGGAGAAGGCTCACTATGCAGCAAGAGACCCAATTGTGGCTTTGAAGAGTTACCTAATTGAGAACAATCTTGCCAATGAATCAGATCTTAAGTCAATTGAAAAGAAAATTGATGAGCTGGTTGAAGAGGCTGTTGAATTTGCAGATGCAAGTCCTCTCCCCGAGCGTGGTCAGCTTCTGGAAAATGTGTTTGCAGATCCCAAAGGATTTGGGATTGGCCCAGATGGGAGGTATAGATGTGAGGAACCAGGGTTTACTCAAGGCACAGCTCAGGTTTAA
- the LOC131063446 gene encoding pyruvate dehydrogenase E1 component subunit alpha-3, chloroplastic isoform X2, which yields MHSSVMFMQVMVKICTSLQAIFRQSRAKIWMSSSSGKNNLPFLITREEGLVLYEDMILGRSFEDMCAQMYYRGKMFGFVHLYNGQEAVSTGFIKALESHDFVCSTYRDHVHALSKGVSARAVMSELFGKTTGCCRGQGGSMHMFSKEHGVLGGFAFIGEGIPVATGAAFMSKYKREVMKDDKSDNVTVAFFGDGTCNNGQFFECLNMAALWKLPIIFVVENNLWAIGMSHIRATSDPEIWKKGPAFGMPGIHVDGMDVLKVREVAKEAIARARRGDGPTLVECETYRFRGHSLADPDELRNPAEKAHYAARDPIVALKSYLIENNLANESDLKSIEKKIDELVEEAVEFADASPLPERGQLLENVFADPKGFGIGPDGRYRCEEPGFTQGTAQV from the exons ATGCACAGTAGTGTCATGTTTATGCAAGTCATGGTGAAGATCTGTACTTCTTTGCAAGCCATTTTCAGGCAAAGCAGGGCAAAGATCTGGATGTCCTCATCTTCTGGGAAAAATAACCTTCCATTT TTAATCACGAGGGAGGAGGGCTTGGTGCTGTACGAGGATAtgattttgggaagatcatttgAAGACATGTGTGCTCAAATGTATTACAGAGGAAAGATGTTTGGGTTCGTACATCTTTACAATGGGCAGGAGGCAGTCTCCACTGGATTTATTAAGGCTCTTGAATCCCATGACTTTGTTTGCAGTACTTACAGAGATCATGTGCACGCTCTCAGCAAGGGCGTATCTGCACGTGCAGTAATGAGTGAGCTTTTTGGCAAGACTACTGGTTGCTGTAGAGGGCAAGGAGGCTCTATGCATATGTTCTCTAAAGAACATGGTGTATTGGGTGGTTTTGCATTTATTGGCGAAGGAATTCCTGTTGCCACTGGAGCTGCTTTTATGTCAAAGTATAAAAGAGAAGTTATGAAGGATGATAAATCTGATAATGTCACTGTTGCATTTTTTGGAGATGGTACCTGTAACAATGGCCAgttctttgaatgcttgaatatggCTGCCCTTTGGAAGCTTCCTATTATTTTTGTGGTGGAGAACAATCTATGGGCTATTGGAATGTCTCATATTAGAGCTACTTCTGATCCAGAAATCTGGAAGAAAGGACCAGCATTTGGGATGCCAGGAATTCATGTGGATGGTATGGATGTGTTGAAAGTTAGAGAGGTAGCCAAGGAGGCTATAGCCAGAGCAAGAAGGGGTGATGGACCTACTCTGGTTGAATGCGAGACATATAGGTTTAGAGGACATTCTCTTGCCGATCCAGATGAGCTTCGTAATCCTG CGGAGAAGGCTCACTATGCAGCAAGAGACCCAATTGTGGCTTTGAAGAGTTACCTAATTGAGAACAATCTTGCCAATGAATCAGATCTTAAGTCAATTGAAAAGAAAATTGATGAGCTGGTTGAAGAGGCTGTTGAATTTGCAGATGCAAGTCCTCTCCCCGAGCGTGGTCAGCTTCTGGAAAATGTGTTTGCAGATCCCAAAGGATTTGGGATTGGCCCAGATGGGAGGTATAGATGTGAGGAACCAGGGTTTACTCAAGGCACAGCTCAGGTTTAA